A portion of the Bacillus sp. es.034 genome contains these proteins:
- the ytvI gene encoding sporulation integral membrane protein YtvI, whose protein sequence is MSKFFTKKVWMTALVIVLIALIAFFILPVSVTLIMAIITALFLEPAVGFIQKRFSTKRRFAVLSVFILFLLLISVSSFFITTKVVGEGIKLIEDAPKYVNQLSDIWLDYEDRLLNATEDLPDELVQSFSDDVQSFLESGKTKILNSFNIERISVVLSYIPNYLVSFLVYLIALFLFMLDLPRIKKSIYGHLTERTAEKVTFMTSRLTYVIFGFFKAQFLVSIIIFIVSLIGLLFISPEVAIVMSIIIWVIDFIPLIGSIVVLGPWSIFHLLTGNIALGTQLAVLAAILLIIRRTVEPKVMGSHIGLSPLATLIAMYLGLKLFGVLGFIIGPLLLIVFNSAKEAGIIKTNFKV, encoded by the coding sequence TTGTCCAAGTTTTTCACTAAAAAAGTATGGATGACAGCATTGGTCATCGTACTGATAGCATTAATTGCATTTTTTATTCTGCCGGTATCCGTCACATTGATTATGGCGATCATTACCGCTCTTTTTCTTGAGCCTGCTGTAGGCTTTATCCAAAAACGCTTTTCAACAAAACGGAGATTCGCGGTCCTTTCCGTTTTCATTCTATTTCTACTCCTTATCAGTGTCTCCTCGTTTTTCATCACCACAAAAGTGGTCGGTGAAGGCATCAAGCTTATTGAAGATGCGCCCAAATACGTCAATCAATTAAGCGATATCTGGCTGGATTATGAAGATAGATTGTTGAATGCAACCGAGGACCTCCCTGATGAATTGGTGCAGAGCTTCAGTGATGACGTCCAGAGCTTTTTGGAGAGCGGCAAGACTAAGATTCTTAATTCATTCAACATAGAAAGAATAAGCGTGGTTTTGTCGTATATCCCGAATTATCTGGTCAGTTTTCTCGTCTACTTAATCGCACTTTTTCTATTCATGCTGGACCTGCCCAGGATTAAGAAATCCATCTATGGTCATTTGACAGAGAGAACAGCCGAGAAAGTAACCTTCATGACGTCGAGACTAACTTACGTCATTTTTGGATTCTTTAAAGCACAATTTCTGGTCAGTATCATCATCTTTATCGTTTCCTTGATCGGACTTCTTTTCATATCTCCTGAAGTGGCGATTGTGATGTCAATCATCATTTGGGTGATAGATTTCATTCCACTGATCGGTTCAATCGTTGTATTGGGCCCATGGTCAATATTCCATCTCTTGACCGGAAACATCGCCCTCGGAACCCAATTAGCGGTGCTTGCCGCCATATTGTTGATCATCAGACGTACCGTAGAGCCAAAGGTAATGGGAAGCCATATTGGATTGTCCCCCCTTGCTACGCTCATTGCCATGTATCTCGGCCTTAAGCTATTTGGGGTATTGGGATTCATTATCGGCCCATTGCTTCTCATTGTGTTTAACTCCGCAAAAGAAGCAGGTATCATTAAAACCAACTTCAAAGTATAA
- the coxB gene encoding cytochrome c oxidase subunit II, which translates to MKARLSKWRLFSVVAMLALVLSGCGEPFLSTLQPAGEVAQTQYDLMILATLIMVLVIIVVMVVYMVAIVRFRRKKGDTKIPKQVEGSHTLEIVWTVIPIILLLILAVPTVTATFQLADTKAMDKKDKDGNREALVVNVRANLYWWEFEYPDEKIITSQDLVVPTDQKVYFNVTASDVKHSFWIPAAGGKIDTNVDGVNKFFLEFDGKKAEEAGGLFYGKCAELCGPSHALMDFKVKALPKEEFTAWVEDMKNAGEPKPTSDIAQQGQEIFSKKCLSCHAVSPQDGRPESARLAPNLSNFGERSRIAGVLDHNKEELKNWISDPEQYKPGNKMTGTYGNLQEDEIDALAEYLMGLKVQD; encoded by the coding sequence ATGAAAGCAAGGCTATCTAAGTGGCGCTTATTTTCAGTTGTAGCAATGTTGGCGCTAGTTCTTTCTGGCTGTGGAGAGCCATTTCTCTCCACACTGCAGCCAGCTGGTGAAGTAGCACAGACACAGTATGATTTGATGATACTTGCTACATTAATTATGGTATTGGTCATCATTGTAGTCATGGTTGTCTATATGGTTGCGATCGTTCGTTTCCGTAGAAAGAAAGGGGATACAAAAATCCCTAAGCAGGTAGAGGGGAGTCACACACTTGAAATTGTGTGGACCGTTATCCCGATCATCCTTCTTCTTATCCTTGCTGTCCCGACTGTTACGGCAACGTTCCAGTTAGCGGATACAAAGGCGATGGATAAAAAGGATAAAGACGGTAATCGTGAGGCATTAGTTGTAAATGTACGTGCCAACCTTTACTGGTGGGAGTTCGAGTATCCTGATGAAAAGATCATTACATCTCAAGACTTAGTTGTCCCAACTGATCAAAAAGTTTATTTCAATGTGACAGCATCAGATGTAAAACATTCATTCTGGATTCCGGCAGCAGGAGGAAAGATTGATACAAACGTAGATGGCGTGAATAAATTCTTCCTTGAGTTTGATGGGAAAAAGGCCGAAGAAGCAGGCGGATTATTCTATGGAAAATGTGCCGAATTATGTGGTCCTTCCCACGCTTTAATGGACTTTAAAGTTAAAGCGCTTCCTAAAGAGGAATTTACAGCATGGGTTGAAGATATGAAAAATGCAGGAGAACCGAAACCGACTTCTGATATAGCCCAACAAGGACAAGAAATCTTCAGCAAGAAATGCTTAAGCTGTCACGCGGTATCACCACAGGATGGAAGACCTGAATCTGCTCGACTTGCTCCTAACTTATCCAACTTCGGTGAGCGTTCACGTATCGCTGGCGTATTGGATCATAATAAAGAAGAGTTGAAAAATTGGATCTCAGATCCTGAGCAGTACAAACCAGGTAATAAAATGACAGGTACATATGGTAACCTGCAGGAAGATGAAATTGATGCACTTGCAGAGTATTTAATGGGCTTAAAGGTTCAAGATTAA
- the ctaG gene encoding cytochrome c oxidase assembly factor CtaG has product MPLGIFGFMALWSPFFLMTLVFMTVLYFLITIKWRESFRDNRKLTGREAAFFLVSMVLLYAIKGSPVEVLSGILFSAHMTQMAFLYLVFTPLLILGIPDWVWKTTIELPVVKQIFRFMTKPLISLLSFNLVFSIYHIPLIFDNVRTDVTLHALTTFILFFLAVFMWWPLINPVDEDIELSGLKRIGYILGSAVLLTPACGLIIFAENPMYATYYDPNEWLQALSLCVPVNTLEGLTLTGPELFTSMSTLNDQQLGGVLMKIIQEIVFGVVLFNLFFQWYRKDQEQQEKLSYDPVEDSTLPEQ; this is encoded by the coding sequence ATGCCTTTGGGTATTTTTGGATTTATGGCGTTATGGAGCCCGTTTTTTCTTATGACGCTGGTGTTTATGACGGTACTCTATTTTTTGATTACGATAAAGTGGAGGGAGAGCTTCAGGGATAACAGGAAGCTGACTGGAAGGGAAGCAGCGTTTTTCCTTGTTTCGATGGTTTTATTGTATGCCATCAAGGGTTCACCTGTTGAGGTTCTGAGCGGGATATTGTTTTCTGCACATATGACACAGATGGCATTTTTATATCTTGTCTTTACTCCATTATTGATTTTAGGAATACCGGATTGGGTTTGGAAGACAACGATTGAATTGCCGGTCGTGAAACAAATATTCCGATTTATGACCAAGCCGCTGATTTCCTTATTGTCATTCAATCTGGTTTTTTCGATTTACCATATCCCGTTAATTTTTGACAACGTACGTACCGATGTCACTTTACATGCTTTGACCACGTTCATTTTATTCTTTCTTGCTGTATTTATGTGGTGGCCACTGATTAATCCGGTAGATGAAGATATTGAATTAAGTGGTTTAAAACGAATCGGGTATATCTTGGGAAGCGCCGTGTTATTGACCCCGGCATGCGGATTAATCATCTTCGCCGAAAACCCAATGTATGCAACCTATTATGATCCAAACGAATGGCTTCAAGCGTTATCTCTATGTGTGCCTGTGAATACACTGGAAGGGTTGACACTTACAGGTCCGGAATTATTCACGTCTATGTCGACTCTCAATGATCAACAGCTTGGAGGAGTCCTGATGAAGATTATTCAGGAAATCGTATTTGGAGTCGTGCTATTTAATCTGTTCTTCCAATGGTATAGAAAGGATCAGGAGCAGCAAGAAAAGCTTTCCTATGATCCGGTTGAAGATTCAACCCTGCCAGAACAATAA
- a CDS encoding DUF420 domain-containing protein yields MDLPILPTISTSFIVLSAVTVAIGWWQIKQRKIEQHQKTMTLAGVFALIFFVIYLSRTIFVGNTSFGGPDDIKIYYTIFLVFHITLATTGAVFGILSLWTGYKDRLKTHRKLGPITSFIWFFTAITGVAVYLLLYVFYKGGETTSVIRAILGY; encoded by the coding sequence ATGGATTTACCTATTTTACCTACCATTAGCACGAGTTTCATCGTGTTAAGTGCTGTTACTGTGGCAATAGGCTGGTGGCAGATTAAACAAAGAAAGATCGAACAGCATCAGAAAACGATGACACTTGCGGGAGTCTTTGCCCTTATCTTTTTCGTTATTTACTTGAGCAGGACGATTTTCGTCGGGAACACATCATTCGGCGGTCCTGATGACATCAAGATCTATTATACGATCTTCCTGGTCTTTCATATTACTCTCGCGACCACAGGCGCCGTATTCGGTATCTTAAGCCTTTGGACAGGGTATAAAGATCGCCTGAAAACCCATCGCAAGCTTGGTCCGATTACAAGCTTCATCTGGTTTTTTACGGCCATCACAGGGGTTGCCGTTTATCTTCTGCTATACGTTTTCTACAAAGGTGGAGAGACAACGTCCGTTATTAGGGCAATACTTGGTTATTAA
- the ctaD gene encoding cytochrome c oxidase subunit I codes for MVSSYSQKKGFGATVWDYMTTVDHKKIAILYLMAGGFFFLVGGLEALIIRIQLAVPNNDFVSAGLYNELLTMHGTTMIFLAAMPLIFAFMNAVVPLQIGARDVAFPFVNSLGFWLFFLGGVFLNLSWFMGGAPDAGWTSYASLSIASPGHGIDFYVLGLQIAGAGTLIGGINFLVTIINMRAPGMTYMRMPLFTWTVFVTSALILFAFPALTVGLFLMLFDRMFGANFFDVANGGNTIIWEHFFWIFGHPEVYILVLPAFGIFSEIIPHFSRKRLFGYSSMVFATVLIGFLGFMVWAHHMFTVGLGPIANAIFAVATMAIAVPTGIKIFNWLLTMWGGSLRFTTPMLYAVAFIPTFVAGGVTGIMLASAAADYQFHDTYFVVAHFHYVIVGGVVFALLAGTHYYWPKMFGTMLNDFLGKIAFWLFFIGFHLTFFIQHFLGLMGMPRRVWTFLPGQGFETANLISSIGAGFMGVAVIVYIINIISTQVKGVKVSNDPWGDGRTIEWAIPSPPPFYNFKQTPLIRGLDAYWLEKMEGNKGLTPAEPIGDIHMPNNSILPFFISLGLFIAAFGAMYHVDDKAWALPVLIIGMLITLGSMFLRSVVDDHGYHVHKEDLMDDDKGGKA; via the coding sequence ATCGTGAGTAGCTATTCACAGAAAAAAGGCTTCGGCGCGACTGTATGGGACTACATGACAACAGTGGACCATAAAAAGATCGCCATCCTTTACCTAATGGCAGGAGGATTCTTCTTCCTTGTCGGTGGTTTAGAAGCTCTTATCATTCGTATACAACTTGCCGTTCCTAACAACGACTTTGTTAGCGCTGGTTTATACAACGAATTATTAACGATGCACGGTACGACGATGATATTCCTGGCTGCCATGCCGCTGATATTTGCATTCATGAATGCCGTTGTACCATTGCAGATCGGTGCCCGTGACGTTGCGTTTCCTTTCGTAAACTCATTAGGGTTCTGGTTATTCTTCCTAGGGGGAGTATTCCTGAATCTTTCATGGTTTATGGGAGGGGCTCCAGATGCAGGATGGACATCTTATGCATCTCTTTCCATAGCATCACCGGGGCATGGAATCGACTTCTATGTATTGGGATTACAGATCGCCGGTGCGGGGACATTGATAGGTGGTATCAACTTCCTTGTAACGATCATTAATATGCGTGCTCCAGGAATGACATATATGCGTATGCCACTTTTCACCTGGACAGTATTTGTTACATCGGCACTTATCTTATTCGCGTTTCCTGCCTTGACAGTAGGTTTATTCTTAATGCTGTTCGATCGTATGTTCGGAGCGAACTTCTTCGATGTAGCAAATGGAGGGAATACGATTATCTGGGAACACTTCTTCTGGATTTTCGGTCACCCTGAGGTATACATCCTTGTATTGCCTGCGTTCGGGATTTTCTCTGAGATCATTCCACACTTCTCTAGAAAACGCTTATTCGGTTATTCATCCATGGTGTTTGCGACCGTATTGATCGGTTTCCTAGGATTCATGGTTTGGGCCCACCACATGTTCACGGTTGGTTTAGGACCTATCGCGAATGCCATATTCGCGGTTGCTACAATGGCTATTGCCGTTCCGACGGGTATCAAGATCTTTAACTGGCTTCTCACTATGTGGGGAGGAAGTCTGAGATTCACGACTCCTATGCTTTATGCTGTAGCATTCATCCCTACATTCGTAGCGGGTGGGGTAACGGGAATCATGCTTGCTTCTGCCGCTGCAGATTACCAGTTCCATGATACGTATTTCGTTGTTGCCCACTTCCACTATGTTATCGTAGGTGGGGTAGTATTTGCCCTACTGGCAGGTACTCATTATTACTGGCCAAAAATGTTTGGAACCATGTTGAACGATTTCTTAGGAAAGATCGCGTTCTGGTTATTCTTTATCGGCTTCCACCTGACGTTCTTCATCCAGCATTTCCTTGGGCTAATGGGAATGCCGCGTCGTGTATGGACATTCTTGCCTGGTCAAGGATTCGAAACGGCTAACTTAATCAGCTCCATCGGTGCAGGATTCATGGGTGTAGCTGTAATCGTTTATATAATCAATATCATTTCAACACAAGTTAAAGGTGTAAAAGTATCCAACGACCCTTGGGGAGACGGACGTACCATTGAATGGGCAATCCCGTCACCACCACCTTTCTATAACTTTAAGCAGACACCACTTATCCGTGGGTTGGACGCGTATTGGTTAGAGAAAATGGAAGGGAATAAAGGATTGACTCCAGCTGAACCTATCGGTGATATCCATATGCCTAATAATTCCATTTTACCTTTCTTTATCTCACTGGGATTATTCATTGCGGCATTCGGTGCCATGTATCATGTAGATGATAAAGCATGGGCACTGCCTGTTCTCATCATCGGCATGCTTATCACATTGGGATCCATGTTCCTTCGATCTGTTGTAGATGATCACGGTTATCATGTGCATAAAGAAGATTTAATGGACGACGATAAAGGGGGTAAGGCATAA
- a CDS encoding cytochrome (ubi)quinol oxidase subunit III, translating into MHAEEKFTPKTWPASPEKATLEGKNKFMGFWFFLGGETVLFGSLFATYLALKNRVPSDSHALTTDLFDLPLSFLATMLLLTSSLTSVYAMYHMKNYNFQRMQAWLLITVLLGAGFLGLEIYEFNHYVHEYGHTFTSSAFGSAFYTLVGFHGGHVAFGLLWIVSLMLRNAKRGLNLYNAPKFYLASLYWHFIDVVWVFIFTVVYLMGMVG; encoded by the coding sequence ATGCACGCTGAAGAAAAATTCACGCCAAAGACCTGGCCGGCCTCCCCTGAAAAGGCGACCCTTGAGGGGAAAAATAAATTTATGGGCTTCTGGTTTTTCCTTGGTGGAGAAACGGTCCTTTTCGGCTCTCTTTTTGCAACGTATTTAGCTCTTAAAAACAGAGTTCCTAGTGATAGCCATGCTCTCACTACTGATCTTTTTGATTTACCGCTTTCCTTTTTGGCAACGATGCTTCTTTTAACAAGCTCACTGACAAGTGTGTATGCGATGTATCATATGAAAAACTATAATTTCCAACGGATGCAGGCATGGTTATTGATTACCGTTCTACTTGGTGCAGGTTTCCTTGGATTGGAGATTTACGAGTTTAATCATTACGTACATGAATACGGGCATACTTTTACTAGTAGTGCATTTGGGTCAGCCTTTTACACCTTAGTAGGATTCCACGGGGGACACGTTGCATTCGGTCTTCTCTGGATTGTCAGCCTGATGCTTCGCAATGCTAAACGTGGTTTGAATCTGTACAATGCTCCGAAGTTCTACTTAGCTTCACTATACTGGCACTTCATCGACGTTGTATGGGTATTTATCTTTACAGTAGTATACTTAATGGGAATGGTGGGATAA
- the ctaF gene encoding cytochrome c oxidase subunit IVB codes for MANQQSTSGNPSVDYEYRRKKNAEDMKMQLTSFMLMIFLTLVAFIAVAGDFDKYFVVPFILLLAVVQLVFQLYYFMHMSHKGHEAPSLFLYSGALVAFITVLTFLTIVWI; via the coding sequence ATGGCGAATCAACAATCAACTTCAGGTAACCCAAGTGTAGATTACGAGTATCGTCGTAAGAAGAATGCAGAAGACATGAAAATGCAGTTAACATCCTTCATGTTAATGATTTTCTTAACATTGGTGGCATTCATTGCTGTAGCAGGGGATTTCGATAAGTACTTTGTTGTACCGTTCATTCTCCTACTGGCAGTCGTCCAGCTGGTGTTTCAACTGTATTACTTCATGCATATGAGTCATAAGGGTCATGAAGCTCCTTCATTGTTCCTGTATTCTGGTGCACTTGTTGCATTTATCACAGTGTTAACATTTTTAACAATTGTATGGATCTAA